Proteins encoded in a region of the Haloglomus salinum genome:
- a CDS encoding acyl-CoA dehydrogenase family protein, with product MIDYVDLESDLTEEERMVRDTAREFVEDKVKPVVADHWIEGTFPMELVGEMGELGFYAPNLSGYGLPDLSETAYGILMQELEAGDSGLRSMASVQGSLVMYPIHAYGSEAQKDEWLEAMGTGEKIGCFGLTEPNHGSNPSRMETSAEAEDDGYVLNGTKTWITNSPLADVAVVWAKDRSDPDDPVRGFLVETDRDGVETPKIDEKLSLRASITGQIELSNVYVPEANVLPGVQGMKGPLSCLTQARYGIAWGAVGAAMDCFETAREYATDREQFGKPIGSFQLQQEKLAEMATQITTAQLLAQRLAELKERGDLRPEQVSMAKRNNVRMARDQSRIAREMLGGNGITADYSPMRHMANLETVYTYEGTHDIHSLILGHDLTGIPAFE from the coding sequence GGAGCGGATGGTGCGTGACACGGCGCGTGAGTTCGTGGAGGACAAGGTCAAGCCCGTGGTGGCCGACCACTGGATCGAGGGGACGTTCCCGATGGAACTCGTCGGGGAGATGGGCGAGCTGGGGTTCTACGCGCCCAATCTCTCCGGGTACGGGCTGCCGGACCTCAGCGAGACGGCGTACGGCATCCTGATGCAGGAGCTGGAGGCGGGCGACTCGGGGCTGCGGTCGATGGCGTCGGTGCAGGGCTCGCTGGTGATGTACCCGATTCACGCGTACGGGAGCGAGGCCCAGAAGGACGAGTGGCTCGAGGCGATGGGGACCGGCGAGAAAATCGGCTGCTTCGGGCTGACCGAGCCCAACCACGGGTCGAACCCCTCGCGGATGGAGACGTCCGCCGAGGCCGAGGACGACGGGTACGTGCTGAACGGCACCAAGACGTGGATTACGAACTCACCGCTCGCCGATGTCGCTGTGGTGTGGGCGAAGGACCGCTCGGACCCGGACGACCCGGTTCGTGGATTCCTGGTGGAGACGGACCGCGACGGCGTCGAGACGCCGAAAATCGACGAGAAGCTCTCGCTGCGGGCTTCGATTACGGGGCAGATCGAGCTCTCGAACGTCTACGTCCCCGAAGCGAACGTGCTGCCGGGCGTGCAGGGGATGAAGGGGCCGCTGTCCTGCCTGACGCAGGCGCGCTACGGGATTGCCTGGGGCGCGGTCGGTGCGGCCATGGACTGTTTCGAGACCGCGCGGGAGTACGCGACGGACCGCGAGCAGTTCGGCAAGCCCATCGGGAGTTTCCAGCTCCAGCAGGAGAAGCTGGCCGAGATGGCCACTCAGATCACGACCGCGCAGCTCCTGGCCCAGCGTCTGGCCGAGCTGAAGGAGCGCGGTGACCTGCGCCCGGAGCAGGTCTCGATGGCCAAGCGCAACAACGTCCGAATGGCGCGTGACCAGTCCCGCATCGCCCGTGAGATGCTGGGCGGGAACGGCATCACGGCGGACTACTCGCCGATGCGCCACATGGCCAACCTCGAAACGGTCTACACCTACGAGGGCACCCACGACATCCACTCGCTCATCCTCGGCCACGACCTGACCGGCATCCCCGCATTCGAGTGA
- a CDS encoding thiolase family protein: protein MSANPSDTDPVVVAAWRTPQGKQGGVYADTRSEELSVAVVNELLAETGLPGEQVDDLQWGCAKQVKEQGNNLARVITLLSDLGESVPGTTIDRLCGSSAQAIAAAADHIRAGQRDVIIAGGVENMSRVERDHGIDSYPGIRERYDTDALQMGQTAEAVAERFDVAREAQDSYAARSQQRAVAATEAGRFDDEIVPIETADGVVTEDEGLRPGTTAEKLAELPTVFREDGTVTPGNASQISDGAAGVLLASRAFADAHDLPVLAEVGAHDVAGVDPEVMGIGPVPAVRGLTERAGTTIDDYDLVELNEAFASQTLYCQRELGIEDERFNVNGGAIAIGHPLGASGARLPTTLIHELDRRGGGRGLSTMCIGYGQGIAIEFIVP, encoded by the coding sequence ATGAGTGCCAACCCATCAGACACCGACCCGGTCGTGGTCGCGGCCTGGCGCACGCCGCAGGGGAAACAGGGGGGCGTCTACGCCGACACCCGGAGCGAGGAGCTCTCGGTCGCCGTCGTGAACGAACTGCTGGCCGAGACGGGCCTGCCAGGGGAGCAGGTCGACGACCTCCAGTGGGGCTGTGCGAAGCAGGTGAAAGAGCAGGGGAACAACCTCGCCCGCGTCATCACCCTCCTCTCGGACCTGGGCGAGTCGGTCCCCGGGACGACCATCGACCGGCTCTGTGGCTCCTCCGCGCAGGCCATCGCCGCCGCCGCGGACCACATCCGCGCCGGCCAGCGCGACGTGATCATCGCCGGCGGCGTCGAGAACATGTCCCGCGTCGAGCGCGACCACGGAATCGACTCCTATCCCGGCATCCGCGAGCGGTACGACACCGACGCCCTCCAGATGGGGCAGACCGCCGAGGCCGTCGCCGAGCGGTTCGACGTCGCCCGCGAGGCCCAGGACTCATACGCCGCCCGCTCACAGCAGCGGGCCGTCGCGGCGACCGAGGCCGGCCGGTTCGACGACGAAATCGTTCCCATCGAGACGGCCGACGGCGTCGTCACCGAGGACGAGGGGCTCCGCCCCGGCACGACGGCGGAGAAACTCGCCGAGTTGCCGACCGTCTTCCGCGAGGACGGAACCGTCACGCCGGGCAACGCCTCGCAGATCTCCGACGGGGCCGCCGGCGTGCTGCTCGCGTCGCGGGCCTTCGCCGACGCGCACGACCTCCCGGTCCTCGCGGAGGTCGGCGCTCACGACGTGGCCGGCGTCGACCCCGAGGTCATGGGTATCGGTCCGGTTCCCGCCGTCCGCGGGCTCACCGAGCGCGCCGGGACGACCATCGACGACTACGACCTCGTCGAGTTGAACGAGGCGTTCGCGAGCCAGACGCTGTACTGCCAGCGCGAACTCGGTATCGAGGACGAGCGGTTCAACGTCAACGGCGGCGCCATCGCCATCGGTCACCCGCTCGGGGCCAGTGGTGCCCGGCTCCCGACGACGCTCATCCACGAACTGGACCGTCGCGGCGGTGGCCGCGGGCTCTCGACGATGTGCATCGGCTACGGCCAGGGCATCGCCATCGAGTTCATCGTTCCCTGA
- a CDS encoding long-chain-fatty-acid--CoA ligase, which translates to MTNLVSEVRDTVESTPDATAIAYHGTEQSYAEFWERTGQFAAALDERGVGADDRVGIYLPNLPQFVTAFYGTLRAGAIVVPMNPQYKAREISHLLADSGAKAVVTLAENADAVAAVQDDTDVETVISVGDSAADADKTTADAVGFASFLAADTLPVVERGDDDIAVQPYTSGTTGQPKGVLLSHDNLASNSMANATVMDPSLGPDDELVGTLPLFHIYGMSGVMNAAMFQGATYVPVTEWDPQAVFDLIEDRGITVMFGVPAMFNDMINQPDAADRDLSSLRFVNSGGSSLPMEVLETFEELFGVDLYEGYGLTETSPVTHANRPGARRKGSIGQPIDAVDAKIVDQQFEELPRVERGPVDEDEADLDAVVGELVVAGPNVMQGYYGLPEANEAAFTEADGKRWFHTGDLGYWDEDDFFYVVDRKKHMIVTGGYNVYPREVEELLYEHEAIADAAVVGVDDERRGQTIKALVVPAAGYEPGEDVTEEEIKQYCLDALAEYKHPRIVEFREELPRTETGKVQKYELRSGD; encoded by the coding sequence ATGACGAACCTCGTCAGCGAAGTCAGAGACACAGTCGAATCGACGCCCGACGCCACCGCCATCGCCTACCACGGCACCGAGCAGTCCTACGCCGAGTTCTGGGAGCGAACCGGGCAGTTCGCCGCCGCACTCGACGAGCGCGGCGTCGGCGCCGACGACCGCGTCGGCATCTACCTCCCGAACCTCCCGCAGTTCGTGACGGCGTTCTACGGGACGCTCCGGGCCGGCGCCATCGTCGTCCCGATGAACCCGCAGTACAAGGCCCGCGAGATCAGCCACCTGCTGGCCGACAGCGGGGCGAAGGCGGTCGTCACGCTCGCCGAGAACGCCGACGCCGTCGCCGCGGTGCAGGACGACACGGACGTCGAGACGGTCATCAGCGTCGGTGACAGCGCGGCGGATGCGGACAAAACGACGGCGGACGCCGTCGGTTTCGCGTCGTTCCTGGCCGCCGACACCCTGCCGGTCGTCGAGCGCGGCGACGACGACATCGCGGTCCAGCCGTACACCTCGGGGACGACCGGGCAGCCGAAGGGTGTGCTCCTGAGCCACGACAACCTCGCGTCGAACTCGATGGCGAACGCGACGGTGATGGATCCGAGCCTCGGCCCCGACGACGAACTCGTGGGGACGCTGCCGCTGTTCCACATCTACGGCATGTCCGGCGTGATGAACGCCGCCATGTTCCAGGGCGCGACCTACGTGCCGGTCACGGAGTGGGACCCGCAGGCCGTGTTCGACCTCATCGAGGACCGTGGCATCACGGTCATGTTCGGCGTGCCGGCGATGTTCAACGACATGATCAACCAGCCCGACGCCGCCGACCGGGACCTCTCCTCGCTCCGGTTCGTCAACTCCGGCGGCTCCAGCCTCCCGATGGAGGTGCTGGAGACGTTCGAGGAGCTGTTCGGCGTCGACCTCTACGAGGGATACGGCCTCACCGAAACCTCGCCCGTTACCCACGCGAACCGGCCGGGCGCCCGGCGGAAGGGCAGCATCGGCCAGCCCATCGACGCCGTGGACGCGAAGATCGTCGACCAGCAGTTCGAGGAGCTGCCCCGCGTCGAGCGCGGGCCGGTCGACGAGGACGAGGCGGACCTCGACGCGGTCGTCGGGGAACTCGTCGTCGCCGGGCCGAACGTGATGCAGGGCTACTACGGCCTCCCCGAGGCGAACGAGGCGGCGTTCACCGAGGCCGACGGCAAGCGCTGGTTCCACACCGGCGACCTCGGCTACTGGGACGAGGACGACTTCTTCTACGTCGTCGACCGGAAGAAACACATGATCGTCACGGGGGGCTACAACGTCTACCCGCGCGAGGTCGAGGAACTCCTCTACGAACACGAGGCCATCGCCGACGCCGCGGTCGTCGGCGTCGACGACGAGCGCCGCGGGCAGACCATCAAGGCACTCGTCGTCCCGGCAGCCGGCTACGAGCCCGGCGAGGACGTGACCGAAGAGGAGATCAAGCAGTACTGCCTCGACGCGCTCGCCGAGTACAAACACCCCCGCATCGTGGAGTTCCGCGAGGAACTGCCACGGACCGAGACCGGCAAGGTCCAGAAGTACGAACTCCGGAGCGGCGACTGA